One window of the Macaca thibetana thibetana isolate TM-01 chromosome 1, ASM2454274v1, whole genome shotgun sequence genome contains the following:
- the LOC126950203 gene encoding LOW QUALITY PROTEIN: high mobility group protein B3-like (The sequence of the model RefSeq protein was modified relative to this genomic sequence to represent the inferred CDS: inserted 1 base in 1 codon; substituted 1 base at 1 genomic stop codon), which translates to MRVTQVPVVPRVERSTEHASRRMCLPIHDPKKPKGKISTYAFFVQMCREEPKKKNPVVPVNFAEFSKKCSERWKTMSGKEKSKFDEMAKVDKLHYDREMKDYVPAKGGKKKDPNAHKRPPSGFLLFGSEFCPKVKFTKPSISIGDVSKKLDEMWNNLNDSVKQLYLTVLVQKAAKLKGKCEKDVADXQSXRKFDGAKGPAKVARKKVEEEDEEDEEEVEEKDELKKKTIYFKNVFL; encoded by the exons ATGAGAGTCACACAGGTTCCCGTAGTGCCCAGAGTGGAAAGAAGCACAGAACATGCCTCTCGAAGGATG TGTTTGCCAATCCATGACCCCAAGAAACCAAAGGGCAAGATATCTACTTATGCCTTCTTTGTGCAGATGTGCAGAGAAGAACCTAAGAAGAAAAACCCAGTGGTCCCTGTCAATTTTGCAGAATTTTCCAAGAAGTGCTCTGAGCGGTGGAAGACAATGTCTGGGAAAGAGAAgtctaaatttgatgaaatggCAAAGGTGGATAAATTACACTATGATCGAGAAATGAAGGATTACGTACCAGCTAAAGGAGGCAAAAAGAAGGATCCTAATGCCCACAAAAGGCCACCATCTGGATTCCTCCTGTTTGGTTCAGAATTCTGCCCCAAGGTCAAATTCACAAAGCCTAGCATCTCTATTGGAGATGTGTCAAAAAAGTTGGATGAGATGTGGAATAACTTAAATGACAGTGTAAAACAGCTTTACCTCACTGTATTAGTTCa gAAGGCAGCAAAGCTGAAGGGGAAGTGTGAGAAGGATGTTGCTGACTAGCAAA CTAGAAAGTTTGATGGTGCAAAGGGTCCTGCTAAAGTTGCCCGAAAAAAggtggaagaggaagatgaagaagacgAGGAGGAAGTAGAGGAGAaggatgaattaaaaaaaaaaactatctattttaaaaatgtgtttctataA